In one Silene latifolia isolate original U9 population chromosome 10, ASM4854445v1, whole genome shotgun sequence genomic region, the following are encoded:
- the LOC141608584 gene encoding zinc finger BED domain-containing protein DAYSLEEPER-like has translation MEDLISMLLKEVVKVQSHDEVLRDMAIEMQKKFDKYWPVSDEDNYVTLFAFVMVLDPRCKLHFLKYCYKKLFDDELIAQAKVNDIQFKMEMLLSEYKRQNTPSASSSNAEPRVVSSTLKRKFTFSEDYDYEGVDSSSDKSKLSTYLEDDRLDRKIKLNVLEYWKKNEDRYGELARLARDILSVPLTTVASESTFSIGGRVLNKWRSSYIPEKNSIKCFDTTDTGALFV, from the exons ATGGAGGATTTAATTTCTATGCTCTTAAAGGAAGTGGTTAAAGTTCAAAGTCATGATGAGGTGTTAAGAGACATGGCAATAGAAATGCAAAAGAAATTTGACAAATATTGGCCAGTGTCCGATGAAGATAACTACGTCACATTGTTTGCTTTTGTTATGGTTCTTGATCCTCGTTGCAAACTTCACTTTCTGAAGTACTGCTACAAAAAGTTGTTTGATGATGAATTGATAGCACAAGCGAAGGTGAATGATATACAATTTAAGATGGAGATGCTACTTAGTGAGTATAAAAGACAGAATACCCCATCCGCTTCATCATCAAATGCTGAACCGCGTGTGGTCTCTAGTACTTTAAAACGCAAGTTTACTTTTTCTGAA GATTATGATTATGAAGGGGTGGATAGTAGTTCTGATAAGTCAAAATTGTCCACTTATCTCGAGGATGATAGACTTGATCGAAAAATAAAGCTCAACGTTTTGGAATATTGGAAAAAAAATGAGGATCGTTATGGTGAACTAGCTCGTCTAGCTAGGGATATTTTAAGTGTACCACTCACCACTGTGGCATCAGAGTCTACATTTAGTATCGGAGGTCGGGTTTTGAATAAGTGGAGGAGCTCTTATATTCCTGAAAAAAATAGTATCAAG TGTTTCGACACTACAGATACTGGTGCTTTATTTGTGTAA
- the LOC141608585 gene encoding F-box/kelch-repeat protein At3g23880-like, with protein sequence MSEIKNKQLHSYLSDDLIIEEILTRLPIKSILRFKSVSKQWYSTLSSSDFANAHLIKSPFSHPSAPVDTLLIENDKNYNIFSYDDDDQISGNFEDNLVKLDVDFGVGKGHLTLTGCCNGLVCLTVASNEYFIIWNPATRKLHKYPSHGYFKCPDEANHVSITCGFGYASSVDDYKFVGILSVVQGNTKSTIIHIFSLRENRWRKIDHFHDHLVPFRPGLLVSDKLYWKAYSKQAGYLLVSFDLAVERFDVINIDWDEFDFLAVMGGCLSKCNFSETFTGDKLLHIMEPPVIVKSIVLPKALKLDWLTQMIGFTKTDKFFVTGSFSDETRDFVHRRTLGIVDTCTKPMQYRVLLRFNKFSKIVRYVPSLVSPFPIEKPSEA encoded by the coding sequence ATGTCGGAGATTAAGAATAAGCAATTACATAGCTACCTCTCTGATGATTTAATAATTGAAGAAATACTTACAAGATTACCCATTAAATCCATTCTTCGATTTAAGTCGGTTTCGAAACAATGGTATTCTACTCTTTCTTCTTCCGATTTCGCCAATGCCCACCTTATCAAATCCCCCTTTTCTCACCCTTCTGCTCCTGTAGACACCTTGCTTATAGAAAATGATAAGAATTATAACATTTTctcttatgatgatgatgatcaaatTTCTGGTAATTTTGAAGATAATTTGGTTAAGCTAGACGTCGACTTTGGTGTCGGAAAAGGTCATCTTACGCTTACAGGTTGCTGCAATGGGTTGGTTTGTTTAACGGTAGCTTCGAATGAATACTTCATTATATGGAACCCAGCTACCCGTAAGCTGCACAAATATCCGTCACATGGGTATTTTAAGTGTCCTGATGAAGCTAATCATGTTAGTATAACTTGTGGATTTGGATATGCATCCTCTGTTGATGACTATAAATTTGTTGGAATATTGTCAGTAGTTCAAGGAAACACAAAAAGTACTATCATTCATATCTTCTCTTTGAGGGAAAATAGGTGGAGAAAAATTGATCATTTTCACGATCATCTCGTTCCTTTTAGGCCAGGACTGCTTGTTAGTGACAAATTATATTGGAAAGCTTATAGTAAACAAGCTGGTTATTTACTTGTTAGCTTTGATTTAGCGGTGGAGAGGTTTGACGTAATTAACATCGACTGGGACGAGTTCGACTTCTTAGCAGTTATGGGAGGCTGTTTGAGCAAGTGCAACTTTAGTGAGACATTTACGGGTGATAAATTACTGCACATTATGGAACCTCCGGTAATAGTGAAATCTATTGTTTTACCCAAGGCGTTGAAACTAGACTGGTTAACTCAAATGATCGGGTTTACCAAGACTGACAAGTTTTTTGTAACGGGGTCATTTAGTGATGAGACAAGAGATTTCGTACATAGAAGAACACTGGGAATAGTTGACACATGTACGAAACCTATGCAATACAGAGTGCTTTTGAGGTTCAATAAGTTTAGTAAGATTGTCAGATATGTTCCAAGCCTTGTTTCGCCCTTTCCTATTGAAAAGCCTTCAGAGGCATAG
- the LOC141608586 gene encoding F-box/kelch-repeat protein At3g23880-like, producing MKCSQSILATNTSKGMTTVVESKKQEMESQSKDEKDLIQQFERRELPHDLIIEMILTRLPIKSILRFKSVSKLWYSTLCSSLFAFAHLKFPNPSPTESLLIRNGKRFQIMSYENGEIDLVNVEVDFDVGDENMDLVGTCNGLVCLGSSSGRLSIIWNPITRKFHKYWDFEISNSFTSRCLVYWGFGYVSIVDDYKIVRVCKNMDNDSLTVHVCSIRLDTWRIIKNDAYDDTSHLRNPVFIRISGALVNETLYWGLPGTNFSFNLASEKLEAFPYLETSPSLSYVTTSDDEYVDKLLFVVNGCLSMYGTLVKGGDIITFMNILTIMKSPEVIEQMIVPKDLAKSMHHGGNLIGFTRSDKIFTQYMACLGVIDLTRQPLNITPLMDLERSGKSEIVNYCASLIPPNISVL from the coding sequence atgaAATGTTCACAAAGTATACTGGCAACAAATACCAGTAAAGGAATGACAACCGTCGTAGAGAGTAAAAAACAAGAGATGGAAAGTCAAAGCAAGGATGAGAAAGATCTAATACAGCAATTTGAGCGAAGAGAGCTGCCACATGATTTGATAATTGAGATGATATTAACAAGATTGCCTATCAAATCCATTCTTCGGTTCAAGTCCGTTTCCAAACTCTGGTATTCTACTCTCTGTTCTTCTCTTTTCGCTTTTGCCCACCTGAAGTTCCCCAACCCTTCACCCACAGAATCTTTGCTCATTCGAAATGGCAAAAGATTCCAGATTATGTCTTATGAAAATGGTGAAATTGACTTGGTCAACGTGGAGGTTGACTTTGATGTAGGTGATGAGAATATGGATTTGGTGGGCACTTGTAATGGGTTGGTTTGTTTAGGATCATCTTCTGGTCGTTTGTCCATTATCTGGAATCCAATAACCCGGAAATTTCACAAATACTGGGACTTTGAAATCTCTAACTCGTTTACCAGCCGATGTTTGGTCTACTGGGGATTTGGATATGTCTCTATTGTTGATGACTACAAAATTGTTCGGGTATGTAAGAATATGGACAATGATTCTTTAACAGTTCACGTCTGCTCAATTAGATTAGATACATGGAGAATAATAAAAAACGATGCTTATGATGATACGTCTCATTTGAGGAATCCAGTGTTCATACGTATATCAGGGGCGTTGGTTAACGAGACATTATATTGGGGGTTACCAGGGACAAATTTTTCCTTCAATTTAGCGTCTGAGAAGCTGGAAGCGTTTCCTTACCTCGAGACGAGCCCATCATTGTCATATGTTACCACCAGTGATGACGAGTATGTCGATAAGTTGTTATTTGTCGTAAATGGATGCTTATCTATGTATGGTACTCTTGTTAAAGGTGGTGATATTATAACTTTTATGAATATTTTAACTATTATGAAGAGTCCAGAGGTGATTGAACAAATGATTGTTCCTAAGGATTTAGCGAAGTCTATGCATCATGGCGGAAATTTAATCGGATTCACCCGAAGTGACAAGATCTTTACACAATATATGGCATGTTTAGGGGTTATTGATCTAACGCGGCAGCCTTTGAATATCACACCATTGATGGACCTTGAAAGAAGCGGGAAAAGTGAGATTGTTAATTATTGTGCGAGTCTTATTCCACCTAATATATCCGTGTTATAA
- the LOC141606435 gene encoding F-box/kelch-repeat protein At3g23880-like, producing MSEIKKKQLHSYLSDDLIIQEILTRLPVKSVLRFKSVSKQWYSTLSSSDFANAHLIKSPFSHPSAPVNTLLIMNHYNCCYLSYDDDDQISGNFEDNLVKLDVNFGVGKDHLRLTGCCNGLVCLTPALDEYFIIWNPATRKLHKYPSHGYFKCPDDANHVSITCGFGYASSVDDYKYVEILSVVQGNTRSTIIHIFSLRENRWRKIDHFHDHLVPYRPGLLVSDKLYWKAYSKQAGYLLVSFDLAVERFDVINVDWDKSDFLGVMGGCLSKCNYSETFTGDKLLHIMEPPVIVKSIVLPEGLKLDWFSQMIGFTKTDKFFVTGSFSDETRDFVHRRTLGIVDTCTKPMQYRVLLRFNKFSKIVRYVPSLVSPFPIEKPSEA from the coding sequence ATGTCGGAGATTAAGAAAAAACAATTACATAGCTACCTCTCTGATGATTTAATAATTCAAGAAATACTTACAAGATTGCCCGTCAAATCCGTTCTTAGATTTAAGTCAGTTTCGAAACAATGGTATTCTACTCTTTCTTCTTCCGATTTCGCCAATGCCCACCTTATCAAATCCCCCTTTTCTCACCCTTCTGCTCCTGTTAACACCTTGCTTATCATGAATCATTATAATTGTTGTTACCTTTCTTATGATGACGATGATCAAATTTCTGGTAATTTTGAAGATAATTTGGTTAAGCTAGACGTCAACTTTGGTGTCGGAAAAGATCATCTTAGACTTACAGGTTGCTGCAATGGGTTGGTTTGTTTAACCCCAGCTTTGGATGAATACTTCATTATATGGAACCCAGCTACCCGTAAGCTGCACAAATATCCGTCACATGGGTATTTTAAGTGTCCTGATGACGCTAATCATGTTAGTATAACTTGTGGATTTGGATATGCATCCTCTGTTGATGACTATAAATATGTTGAAATATTGTCAGTAGTTCAAGGAAACACAAGAAGTACTATTATTCATATCTTCTCTTTGAGGGAAAATAGGTGGAGAAAAATTGATCATTTTCACGATCATCTCGTTCCTTATAGGCCAGGACTGCTTGTTAGTGACAAATTATATTGGAAAGCTTATAGTAAACAAGCTGGTTATTTACTTGTTAGCTTTGATTTAGCGGTGGAGAGGTTTGACGTAATTAACGTCGACTGGGATAAGTCCGACTTTTTAGGAGTTATGGGAGGCTGTTTGAGCAAGTGCAACTATAGTGAGACATTTACGGGTGATAAATTACTGCACATTATGGAACCTCCGGTAATAGTGAAATCTATTGTTTTACCCGAGGGGTTGAAACTAGATTGGTTCTCTCAAATGATCGGGTTTACCAAGACTGACAAGTTTTTTGTAACGGGGTCATTTAGTGATGAGACAAGAGATTTCGTACATAGAAGAACACTGGGAATAGTTGACACATGTACGAAACCTATGCAATACAGAGTGCTTTTGAGGTTCAATAAGTTTAGTAAGATTGTCAGATATGTTCCAAGCCTTGTTTCGCCCTTTCCTATTGAAAAGCCTTCAGAGGCATAG
- the LOC141606433 gene encoding uncharacterized protein LOC141606433: protein MVTWGFGYVCAVDDYKIVRLCKKVFKDSIRVHVYSTRFDKMQRIDDNNTSDNFFGLRIAERLRKPGVLVNETLYWMGGMPNMLDGLLRKIISFDLASDTLDTFPHLEVSTPSLLYGSDNDECFDKLLCVVNGRLSKYGRRLTSGEDVITVLKSPGVKEEIVLSKVLASWMHYENLIGSVGGDKIFTQYYDNYALHLGVFDITSQPWNYTSLMNLDRGPKFETVSYCASLISINSHVTESSEITSSLNHEVRGTILVHWNGANSSASRLPLPESTHDKGIIHCCRWWTPCFTSKRKTESPETHNSSRLGWTEEDETEWQKDAIEQLIDAKAKMENGFMSAVTSRSFIIDRFQKVVGENEVLRSFIIDRFQKVVGENEVLKLRNMSWLNKIISVEA, encoded by the exons ATGGTCACTTGGGGATTTGGGTATGTTTGTGCTGTTGATGACTATAAGATTGTCAGGCTATGCAAAAAAGTGTTTAAGGATTCGATAAGGGTTCACGTTTACTCGACAAGGTTTGATAAAATGCAAAGAATCGACGACAACAATACTTCTGATAATTTCTTTGGTTTGAGAATAGCAGAGCGCTTACGCAAACCAGGGGTATTGGTTAATGAGACTTTGTATTGGATGGGCGGCATGCCAAACATGCTTGATGGGTTACTAAGGAAAATTATTTCCTTTGATTTAGCATCTGACACACTTGACACATTTCCTCACCTTGAGGTGAGCACACCGTCTTTGCTATATGGTTCagataacgatgaatgttttgatAAGTTACTATGTGTTGTAAATGGACGTTTATCCAAGTACGGTAGACGTCTCACAAGTGGCGAGGATGTCATAACGGTGTTGAAAAGTCCGGGAGTGAAAGAAGAAATTGTTCTTTCTAAGGTTTTGGCTAGTTGGATGCATTACGAAAACTTAATTGGCTCCGTTGGAGGTGACAAGATCTTTACACAATATTATGATAATTATGCTCTACATTTAGGAGTTTTCGATATAACTTCGCAGCCTTGGAATTATACGTCGTTGATGAACCTTGATAGAGGGCCCAAATTTGAGACTGTTAGTTATTGTGCAAGTCTGATTTCAATTAACTCTCATGTTACAGAGTCGTCCGAGATCACttcatcccttaaccatgaggtcagggGTACGATCCTTGTCCATTGGAATGGAGCAAACTCTTCGGCCAGCCGTTTACCTCTTCCTGAGAGCACTCACGACAAGGggattatacactgttgtcgaTGGTGGACACCCTGTTTTACATCAAAAAGAAAAACAGAGTCGCCCGAGACGCACAA CAGTAGCCGACTTGGTTGGACTGAAGAAGATGAAACAGAATGGCAAAAGGATGCAATTGAACAACTCATAGATGCGAAGGCGAAGATGGAAAATGGTTTTATGAGTGCCGTTACTAGTAGGTCCTTTATCATTGATCGGTTTCAAAAAGTTGTAGGCGAAAATGAAGTGTTGAGGTCCTTTATCATTGATCGGTTTCAAAAAGTTGTAGGCGAAAATGAAGTGTTGAAACTAAGGAACATGAGTTGGTTGAACAAGATAATTTCCGTAGAAGCGTAG